The Aphis gossypii isolate Hap1 chromosome 3, ASM2018417v2, whole genome shotgun sequence genome includes a region encoding these proteins:
- the LOC114131448 gene encoding microtubule-associated protein futsch-like isoform X27 produces MGNPSDHVETPLTGGYLLIVLAEPRTAEHKLAILKKLTKGLSCWNYEESGVEIVTELNAIVNQNIEGEEGKNGEQLFQYVSDNLVAEILINPQHSTLVQCVRNLLASFTKYRCIIHAGYSFTENGSWIVQDGSFSVIDFLDAYKTAEAQRTIRLHENHIRIDLHCSADADWNQVSRLKGTRFLLNPPEKIVDNESIESTVRWLCDKIEVVELDILLEGSQVVGNIRFSRPTLYVFPAGQGDSALFGINGFNMLIDGGAGRNSCFWGFARHLDRLDAVLLTRLNSSNLEGVASFLKRKTMSSLYPQIGHFFCNFKTRKQISSPNTDAKQDVLSISLIDTAQSIITDLKQLQLRPHLCYRNINLEPINLYHKVGHGKLDMYVLNPSKDSKEVKDFLTKWNEGDQKLFNPTKDLQFPLPNIISVCTLLVWQPANPNTTITRIFFPGSSPQNKIFESLERVRHLEFLKHPSCSIKSMSSSTSVTIKSQTTKKTVLEKMIPGETKAVKTMENLEVSTSASNAVIQTAIIPTVPKEGTPKPKFPVEAEKSKPNLKTVTKETVNSKTKIEHKYSSISAKVNSNKVIQKSTTIKKTLKLSSKSPPTDKSTPTTPIENQEKTPKPIKQVIKPKSTIKSPSSTPTKSKKEEANRKVLVSSRTNSGLKRTQITKKEIKPAKPINEIETEGISSKKDSNIIYKSSLISGDKDKSGEEEDILIVEKVAITPEKLLTPDGKKIIANELDGILTTAKDIVIKEKCVEKLSDSGATTAPTMPEDEKINDSKKEIEVNESDQKSEEFKKAKDALKTPDEVADLPFHEEADEHKTKVTEKVIETEIESQEIVQVENAEYVLVSLDSSPEALKRQVLDNVNLLDTELDEESEKEDEYVEKKESKLIEHLLESSKDLCEITDKIDELKKQNEHEINNHLIHENLQNYSHGNTETINVCAELINQEKQIEIQEKAKSRGSLSDETLQTMVNETITTATNVINRSGSTTEEQERVSEHIRATHESKVSTKPDSIDNEQVQSSLNDTNTSSSKITSRSGSISIDKKANTTEKTTDKQDSKASSNAGSVCEEPVKSPVNETVTSSSKVASRSGSITDDQAKTTEISEDKKDSKASSKEASVCDEPVKSPVNETITSSSKVASRSASITNEQEKTTGNVNDNQDSKASSRAGSVCDEHVKSPVHETFTSSSKVASRSGSIITEEQEKTTDKQDSKASSKAGSVCDEPVKSPVHETILTANKVPSRSGSITTDEQEKTLDKLESKTSSKSGSVCDEPVKSPVHETILTANKVSSRSGSITTDEQEKSLDKLESKASSKAGSVCDEPVKSPIHETNTSSSKVASRSASITNEQEKTTGNVNDNQNSKASSRAGSVCDEHVKSPVHETFTSSSKVASRSGSIITEEQEKTTDKQDSKASSKAGSVCDEPVKSPVHETILTADKVASRSGSITTDEQEKTLDKLESKASSKAGSVCDEQVKSPVHETITSSSKVASRSGSITTDEQEITTDKIDSKASSKAGSVCDEPVKSPVHETILTADKVASRSGSITTDEQEKTLDKLESKASSKSSSVCDEPVKSPIRETITSSSKVASRSGSITNEQEKTTENVNDNQDSKVSSRAGSVCDKHVKSPVYETITSSSKVASRSGSITTDEQEITTDIMDSKASSKAGSVCDELVESLLCEATASDKIKTMISSSISHEPLHDNQYSKVSRKASSICEEPLKSSELEINTDVTKLKSRPSSINQDQDIVYNSLTDKQEFNASSNETSSINYREPIKIDCFEKNTNERVISSRPNSEEELLDSVPSINKYSTLENTISDISFKEQEIVSTSLINKSNSICQDTESTPTLAMDKYDIETSSRKDSFCQDKNESITISSSSTSSICQEINTQSSKLSSRKSSIIDDLIDKPSKLQIGEKSSSLQESNIYDHSIDDNSKIFNKSGSLCDEMLNMSFNKVTENVISNKTCERIVSPTLIAENTECKIDNKEGSVGEESMKSSNNETGNKGNLISSTLNSIPQKTEEEKNQSSKSSSIFDETQKLQIENNKIILSPFEIIETNVIEKKVEESKSLGRIGSLCEEIAKFLTDDDKKMSTNNTYESSCGINESTLKNNNEVLKVETEPLLQFEKNTYALNKIEKPLQLDDEVKVSEKHDNINEKNTDHSLPAENITVSNIKSSDISTILIEENNKTGIMNVAQMVGKNINDESFTKHTAITDNESKNLKTVNPISSITSEECISKLSNVLIEDIVKSSNEKNIMNNSSLTDICVNQPLGVTLNSEDLGVTKDIVMQLKRDVHEALHQCSSDDERPYTPQSESSMSRSAMNIDEDDDDNEDNKIETDDDMAGSPMSTGPSPIQMQLDNRQVEINIDFNKAIQEHRITRGEDLTTTEANGNHVTEIKTTEHDNINQNQSTSSDTVQSWGKPLGLPPVQSINNNGFDPIREWGKPFGLPSPTQPVLELGETQNMSSKITPKKLKKIMDNKPIINVMDKDSQNRIRRSESPSKLRSRSSSRMSRINPVYLDLIYVPHHGNSKYVSADFFKRVRARNYVFSGTDPSKEVLNALIEGKQAWEDQDLEVTIIPTYDTDTLGQWVAENEELLTKLKIDLSPSASRCTIKLQDHNTSCSAYRLEF; encoded by the exons GGCTTTCGTGTTGGAATTATGAAGAGAGTGGCGTTGAAATAGTAACTGAACTTAATGCTATTGTTAATCAAAACATCGAAGGCGAAGAAGGCAAAAAtg gtgaACAACTTTTTCAATATGTAAGTGATAATTTAGTGGCAGAAATTCTTATTAACCCTCAACACAGTACATTAGTGCAATGCGTAAGAAACTTATTAGCAAGTTTTACAAAGTATAGATGCATTATTCATGCAGGATATTCGTTCACAGAAAATGGATCGTGGATCGTCCag gatGGTTCATTTTCGGTCATTGACTTCTTAGATGCATATAAAACGGCTGAAGCTCAGCGCACAATTAGACTCCATGAAAACCATATTCGTATTGATCTTCATTGTTCTGCAGACGCTGATTGGAATCAAGTTAGTCGACTTAAAGGCACGCGTTTTTTGTTAAATCCGCCGGAAAAAATAGTTGACAATGAGTCAATAGAATCAACTGTAAGGTGGCTTTGTGATAAAATTGAAGTGGTTGAACTTGATATACTACTTGAAGGGTCACAAGTTGTGGGAAATATCAGATTTAGTAGACCTACACTTTATGTATTTCCTGCTGGACAAGGCGATTCCGCATTATTTGGCATCAATGGATTCAACATGTTAATCGATGGAGGAGCGGGAAGAAATTCTTGTTTTTGGGGTTTTGCAAGACACTTGGATCGATTAGATGCAGTACTATTAACAAGACTCAACAGTAGTAATTTAGAAGGAGTTGCATCctttttaaaacgaaaaaccATGTCATCATTGTATCCACAAAtaggacattttttttgtaacttcaAG acaagaaaacaaatatcatCTCCTAACACTGATGCTAAACAAGATGTTCTTTCAATTAGCTTAATAGATACAGCACAAAGCATAATAACTGATCTTAAACAATTGCAACTTCGTCCGCATTTATGTTATCGAAACATAAATTTAGAACCCatcaatttatatcataaagttGGACATGGAAAACTcgatatgtatgtattaaatccTTCTAAAGACAGTAAAGAGGTAAAAGACTTTTTGACAAAATGGAATGAAGgtgatcaaaaattatttaatcctACTAAAGATTTGCAGTTTCCATTGCCTAACATTATATCTGTTTGTACACTGCTAGTATGGCAACCAGCAAATCCAAATACTACCATcactagaattttttttcccgGAAGTAGtcctcaaaataaaatatttgaatcttTAGAAAGAGTCAGACatcttgaatttttaaagCATCCTTCATGCTCTATTAAATCAATGAGTTCATCTACATcagtaacaataaaatcacAAACAACAAAGAAGACAGTTCTTGAAAAAATGATTCCTGGTGAAACTAAAGCCGTTAAAACTATGGAAAATTTAGAAGTATCAACATCAGCCTCAAATGCTGTTATACAAACAGCTATAATACCAACAGTACCCAAAGAAGGAACTCCAAAACCAAAATTCCCAGTTGAGGcagaaaaatcaaaaccaaATTTAAAGACAGTTACGAAAGAAACAGttaactcaaaaacaaaaattgaacatAAATATAGTTCAATTAGTGCAAAAGTAAATTCTAACAAGGTTATACAAAAAAgtacaactattaaaaaaacattaaaattatcatctaAATCTCCTCCTACTGATAAATCAACACCAACTACTCCAATtgaaaatcaagaaaaaacgCCTAAACCAATTAAACAAGTTATCAAACcaaaatcaacaataaaatctCCTTCAAGTACTCctactaaaagtaaaaaagagGAAGCTAATCGTAAAGTTTTGGTTTCTTCAAGAACGAATTCTGGTTTAAAGCGAActcaaataactaaaaaagaaataaagcCAGCCAAACcaataaatgaaattgaaacagAAGGTATTTCTTCGAAAAAAgactcaaatattatttataaatctagtTTGATAAGTGGTGATAAAGATAAAAGTGGCGAAGaagaagatattttaattgtggAAAAAGTAGCGATTACACCAGAAAAACTATTGACTCCAGAtgggaaaaaaatcattgccAATGAATTGGATGGGATTTTAACAACTGCCAAGGATAtagtaattaaagaaaaatgcgTAGAAAAATTGTCAGATTCTGGAGCCACTACAGCGCCCACTATGCCAgaagatgaaaaaataaatgactcaaaaaaagaaatcgaAGTTAACGAATCAGACCAAAAATccgaagaatttaaaaaagcaaaagatGCATTAAAAACACCAGATGAAGTTGCTGATTTACCATTTCACGAAGAAGCAGatgaacataaaacaaaagttaCAGAAAAAGTAATTGAAACAGAAATTGAATCACAAGAAATTGTTCAAGTAGAAAATGCCGAATATGTACTGGTATCATTAGATTCATCTCCAGAAGCATTAAAACGACAAGTATTGGATAACGTTAATTTGTTGGATACAGAACTTGACGAAGAATCTGAAAAAGAAGATGAATacgtagaaaaaaaagaaagtaaattaatagaaCATCTACTTGAATCATCCAAGGATTTGTGTGAAATAACAGACAAAATTGatgagttaaaaaaacaaaacgaacATGAGATTAACAATCACCTAATAcatgaaaatttacaaaactataGTCACGGTAATACTGAAACTATAAATGTATGCGCAGAATTGATaaatcaagaaaaacaaatagaaaTTCAAGAAAAAGCGAAATCTAGAGGTTCACTTTCTGATGAGACATTACAAACTATGGTTAATGAAACTATTACGACAGCtactaatgttataaatagatCAGGATCAACTACTGAAGAACAAGAGAGAGTATCAGAACACATCAGGGCAACCCATGAGTCTAAGGTATCTACTAAACCAGATTCAATTGATAATGAACAAGTTCAATCTTCACTTAATGACACAAATACATCATCTAGTAAAATTACAAGTAGATCCGGTTCTATTTCAATAGACAAAAAAGCAAATACTACGGAAAAAACCACCGATAAACAGGACTCCAAAGCATCAAGTAATGCAGGATCGGTTTGTGAGGAGCCAGTGAAATCCCCGGTTAACGAAACAGTTACATCTTCTTCTAAAGTTGCAAGTAGATCCGGATCTATCACTGATGACCAAGCAAAAACTACAGAAATATCCGAAGATAAAAAAGATTCAAAAGCATCAAGTAAGGAAGCTTCAGTTTGTGATGAACCAGTGAAATCTCCGGTTAATGAAACAATTACGTCTTCTTCTAAAGTTGCAAGTAGATCCGCTTCTATTACAAACGAACAAGAAAAAACTACAGGAAACGTGAATGATAACCAAGATTCAAAGGCGTCTAGTAGGGCAGGCTCAGTTTGTGATGAACACGTTAAATCTCCAGTTCATGAAACATTTACATCGTCTTCTAAAGTTGCTAGTAGATCCGGTTCTATTATAACAGAAGAACAGGAAAAAACCACCGATAAACAGGATTCCAAAGCATCAAGTAAAGCAGGTTCAGTTTGTGATGAACCAGTGAAATCTCCAGTTCATGAAACAATTTTGACAGCCAATAAAGTTCCAAGCAGATCAGGTTCTATTACAACAGATGAACAAGAAAAAACCCTCGATAAACTGGAATCCAAAACATCAAGTAAGTCAG GTTCAGTTTGTGATGAACCAGTGAAATCTCCAGTTcatgaaacaattttaacagCCAATAAAGTTTCAAGCAGATCAGGTTCTATTACAACAGATGAACAAGAAAAATCCCTCGATAAACTGGAATCCAAAGCATCAAGTAAAGCAGGTTCAGTTTGTGATGAACCAGTGAAATCTCCGATTCATGAAACCAATACGTCTTCTTCTAAAGTTGCAAGTAGATCCGCTTCTATTACAAACGAACAAGAAAAAACTACAGGAAACGTGAATGATAACCAAAATTCAAAGGCGTCTAGTAGGGCAGGCTCAGTTTGTGATGAACATGTAAAATCTCCAGTTCATGAAACATTTACATCGTCTTCTAAAGTTGCTAGTAGATCCGGTTCTATTATAACAGAAGAACAGGAAAAAACCACCGATAAACAGGATTCCAAAGCATCAAGTAAAGCAG GTTCAGTTTGTGATGAACCAGTGAAATCTCCAGTTCATGAAACAATTTTGACAGCCGATAAAGTTGCAAGCAGATCAGGTTCTATTACAACAGATGAACAAGAAAAAACCCTCGATAAACTGGAATCCAAAGCATCAAGTAAAGCAGGTTCAGTTTGTGATGAACAAGTTAAATCTCCAGTTCATGAAACAATTACGTCTTCTTCTAAAGTTGCTAGTAGATCCGGTTCTATTACAACAGATGAACAGGAAATAACCACCGATAAAATAGATTCCAAAGCATCAAGTAAAGCAGGTTCAGTTTGTGATGAACCAGTGAAATCTCCAGTTCATGAAACAATTTTGACAGCCGATAAAGTTGCAAGCAGATCCG GTTCTATTACAACAGATGAACAAGAAAAAACCCTCGATAAACTGGAATCCAAAGCATCAAGTAAGTCAAGTTCAGTTTGTGATGAACCTGTGAAATCTCCGATTCGTGAAACAATTACGTCTTCTTCTAAAGTTGCAAGTAGATCCGGTTCTATTACAAACGAACAAGAAAAAACTACTGAAAACGTAAATGATAACCAAGATTCAAAGGTGTCTAGTAGGGCGGGCTCAGTTTGTGATAAACACGTTAAATCTCCAGTTTATGAAACAATTACGTCTTCTTCTAAAGTTGCTAGTAGATCCGGTTCTATTACAACAGATGAACAGGAAATAACCACCGATATAATGGATTCCAAAGCATCAAGTAAAGCAGGTTCAGTTTGTGATGAATTAGTGGAATCTCTATTATGTGAAGCCACGGCATCAGACAAGATCAAAACAATGATATCCAGTTCTATATCTCATGAACCACTACATGATAATCAATACTCAAAGGTTTCAAGAAAAGCCAGTTCCATATGTGAAGAACCATTAAAATCGTCGGAACTAGAAATAAATACTGATGTGacgaaattaaaaagtagACCGAGTTCAATTAACCAAGACCaagatattgtttataattctcTTACAGACAAACAAGAATTTAATGCATCTAGTAATGAAACTAGCTCAATTAATTATAGGGaaccaataaaaatagattgttttgaaaaaaataccaatgAAAGGGTTATTTCTAGTAGACCCAATTCAGAAGAAGAATTACTTGATTCTGTacctagtattaataaatactccACTTTAGAAAATACTATATCTGACATATCTTTTAAAGAACAAGAAATAGTTTCtacatcattaataaataagagtAATTCAATTTGCCAAGATACAGAGAGTACACCAACATTAGCAATGGACAAATATGATATTGAAACAAGTAGTAGAAAAGATTCGTTTTGTCAGGATAAGAATGAATCCATAACAATTTCGTCAAGTAGTACTAGTTCAATTTGTCAAGAAATTAATACTCAATCTTCAAAACTTTCTAGTAGGAAAAGTTCTATTATCGatgatttaattgataaaccttcaaaattacaaattggGGAAAAGAGCTCTAGTCTTCaagaatcaaatatttatgaccATAGCATTGAtgataattctaaaatattcaacaaatcTGGATCCTTGTGTGATGAAATGCTAAATATGTCGTTTAATAAAGTAACAGAAAATgtcatttcaaataaaacatgtGAACGAATAGTTTCTCCAACACTTATCGCTGAAAATACAGAATGTAAAATAGACAATAAAGAGGGATCTGTGGGCGAAGAATCAATGAAATCTTCTAATAATGAAACTGGCAATAAaggaaatttaatttcaagtaCTCTAAATTCAATTCCTCAAAAAacagaagaagaaaaaaatcaatcatcaAAATCAAGTTCTATATTTGATGAAACACAAAAGttacaaattgaaaataataaaatcattttgtcACCTTTCGAAATAATCGAAACcaatgttattgaaaaaaaagtggaAGAATCAAAATCTTTAGGCAGAATAGGATCTTTGTGTGAAGAAATTGCTAAATTTTTAACAGatgacgataaaaaaatgtctacgAATAATACATATGAATCGTCATGCGGTATAAACGAatctactttaaaaaataacaatgaagTATTAAAAGTTGAAACTGAACCATTATtacagtttgaaaaaaatacttatgctTTGAACAAGATTGAAAAACCTTTACAACTCGACGATGAAGTCAAAGTTAGTGAAAAACATGATAACATAAATGAGAAAAATACAGATCATAGTCTTCCTGCTGAAAATATCACTGTTTCTAATATTAAGTCCTCAGATATTTCTACAATATTgattgaagaaaataataagactGGTATAATGAATGTTGCTCAAATGGTAgggaaaaatattaacgaCGAATCTTTTACCAAACATACCGCTATAACTGACAATGAatccaaaaatttaaaaacggtCAATCCAATTTCTAGTATTACTTCAGAAGAatgtattagtaaattatcaaatgttttaattgaagATATAGTGAAATCATCTAATGAGAAAAATATCATGAATAATTCATCATTAACAGACATTTGTGTAAACCAACCATTAGGTGTTACTCTAAATAGTGAAGACTTGGGTGTTACTAAAGATATAGTAATGCAATTAAAAAGAGATGTACACGAAGCATTACATCAATGTAGTAGTGATGACGAGCGGCCATATACTCCTCAAAGCGAATCTAGCATGTCTAGATCGGCAATGAATATTGATGAAGACGATGATGATAACGAagacaataaaattgaaaccGATGATGATATGGCTGGATCTCCTATGTCAACTGGACCATCACCAATCCAAATGCAACTCGATAATCGACAAGTAGAAATTAATATCGATTTTAATAAAGCCATTCAGGAACATAGGATTACTAGAGGAGAAGATTTGACAACTACTGAAGCAAATGGTAACCATGTTACAGAAATTAAAACAACtgaacatgataatattaatcaaaaccaAAGCACTTCATCCGATACGGTTCAGAGTTGGGGTAAACCACTAGGTCTACCGCCAGTACAAAGCATTAATAATAACGGTTTTGATCCAATACGTGAATGGGGAAAACCATTTGGTCTTCCTTCTCCAACACAGCCGGTCCTTGAACTCGGAGAAACTCAAAATATGAGTAGTAAGATTACACccaaaaagttgaaaaaaattatggacAACAAACCAATAATTAATGTCATGG atAAAGACTCGCAAAATCGAATTCGACGATCGGAGTCGCCGAGCAAACTTAGGAGTCGATCATCAAGTCGGATGTCGAGAATTAATCCTGTTTATCTGGATCTTATTTATGTGCCACATCAtggaaattcaaaatatgtatctgCTGACTTCTTTAAGCGCGTACGAGCTAGAAATTACGTTTTTAGCGGTACTGACCCTAGTAAAGAAGTCTTAAATGCCTTAATCGAAGGTAAACAGGCTTGGGAGGATCAAGATTTAG aaGTCACCATAATACCAACTTATGATACTGATACGCTGGGTCAATGGGTGGCAGAAAATGAAGAGCTGCTGACCAAGTTGAAGATTGATTTAAGTCCCAGCGCTAGTCGATGCACGATAAAATTACAAGATCATAATACCAGCTGCTCCGCATATAGactagaattttaa